The following proteins are co-located in the Brevibacillus laterosporus DSM 25 genome:
- a CDS encoding DnaD domain protein, which produces MRVMWNELAPNDRYLVRFIRPLSMIEMGFVTHLYLPLLGVSSYSLYQLLMHEVDEKSGAASEGTHRSLMMMTSLPLDRLLQARERLEAMDLLKVRRRENREHDFFYEYIVLPPLTPAQFFQEDILPVMLLNQVGKVKYEQLRRTYADQLWSNLAEEYPYEEDVTKRFYEVYHNLSASELEIRPGSETDRFFAHMQEKHPTASLANHYEAEPDKQLDLSFLRASLPSHVQASKVVTQETIPFFYQLLSFYQVDSYLLSQELRDWNLFDSKGALSTELLRKRLRERYVDNQLTRERRSLADGYLEHLCPGKIPAPGTEVFLRVCRELSPLIILEQAVGGRISRAYLERAESLVFGDSMPAEVVNALLLYAMRETKMELPKAYVETIRDSWKAKAISTVDEAVRVILERAEAKNQAMENQTAQSPVGSSKGGLSSNRGRRSNSRALLQDKLPAAVQRQLDREEAEAVDTDRKKRVKQVKKTIMDDPELKELYESLRQPKKGDEH; this is translated from the coding sequence ATGCGTGTCATGTGGAACGAACTTGCGCCCAACGATCGCTATTTAGTGAGATTCATAAGGCCGCTGAGTATGATAGAGATGGGATTCGTTACCCATCTTTATTTGCCCTTACTAGGGGTATCATCCTATTCGTTGTATCAATTATTAATGCACGAGGTGGATGAAAAGAGTGGAGCAGCAAGCGAAGGGACGCACCGGAGTCTGATGATGATGACATCCTTGCCGTTGGATCGCCTATTGCAAGCCAGAGAACGTCTAGAAGCGATGGATTTATTAAAGGTCCGTCGTCGTGAGAATCGCGAACATGACTTTTTTTATGAGTATATCGTCTTGCCACCGCTAACTCCCGCTCAATTTTTTCAGGAAGATATCCTTCCTGTTATGTTGCTCAATCAAGTTGGAAAAGTCAAATACGAACAGCTTCGTCGTACCTATGCTGACCAGCTATGGAGTAATCTAGCGGAGGAGTATCCGTATGAAGAAGATGTAACCAAGCGTTTTTATGAGGTATATCACAATTTGTCAGCCTCTGAGCTGGAAATACGTCCTGGGTCGGAAACAGATCGATTTTTTGCTCACATGCAAGAAAAGCACCCTACAGCCTCCCTCGCTAATCATTATGAAGCGGAGCCAGATAAACAGTTGGATTTATCCTTTTTACGAGCTAGCCTACCTAGTCATGTACAAGCCTCTAAGGTAGTAACACAGGAAACCATTCCGTTTTTTTATCAGTTACTCTCTTTTTATCAAGTGGACAGCTATTTATTAAGTCAAGAGCTACGGGATTGGAATCTTTTTGATTCAAAAGGAGCTCTGAGCACAGAACTATTGCGTAAACGACTACGCGAGCGATATGTAGATAACCAGCTGACGCGTGAGCGACGTTCATTAGCTGATGGCTATTTGGAACATCTCTGCCCTGGGAAAATACCAGCTCCGGGAACGGAAGTCTTTCTACGAGTCTGTCGAGAGCTTTCACCGCTGATCATATTAGAACAAGCGGTGGGAGGTAGAATTTCGCGTGCGTATTTAGAACGGGCGGAGAGCTTGGTCTTCGGAGATTCAATGCCGGCAGAGGTCGTAAATGCTTTGTTGTTATACGCGATGCGTGAAACGAAAATGGAACTACCAAAAGCTTACGTAGAAACCATTCGAGATAGCTGGAAAGCTAAAGCGATTTCCACCGTGGATGAAGCAGTGAGGGTCATTTTAGAGCGGGCAGAAGCCAAGAATCAGGCTATGGAGAATCAAACGGCTCAATCTCCAGTGGGGTCGTCTAAAGGTGGATTATCCTCTAACCGGGGTCGGCGCAGTAATTCGCGAGCATTGTTGCAGGATAAGCTACCTGCTGCTGTACAGCGACAGTTGGATCGTGAGGAAGCAGAGGCAGTTGATACTGATCGGAAAAAACGCGTCAAACAAGTGAAAAAAACCATTATGGATGATCCAGAGCTGAAAGAATTGTACGAATCACTACGACAGCCGAAGAAGGGGGACGAACATTAG
- a CDS encoding glycine C-acetyltransferase: MSSRGLQEFLQGNLAELKSKGLYNVIDPLESANGAVITIKGKKLVNLSSNNYLGLATDERLKEAAYQAIAKYGVGAGAVRTINGTLDIHITLENTLAEFKHTEAAIAYQSGFNCNMAAISAVMDKNDAILSDELNHASIIDGCRLSKAKTIRYNHSDMDDLRQKAKEAKESGLYNKIMVITDGVFSMDGDIAKLPEIVEIAEEFDLITYVDDAHGSGVLGKGAGTVKHFGLSDKVDFQIGTLSKAIGVVGGYVAGKQELIDWLKVRSRPFLFSTALTPGDVAAITKAINILTESTELHDRLWENGNYLKKGLKELGFNIGESETPITPCIIGDEIKTQEFSKRLYEEGVYAKAIVFPTVAKGTGRVRNMPTAAHTKEMLDQALATYKKVGKEMGII; the protein is encoded by the coding sequence ATGTCCAGCAGAGGGTTGCAAGAGTTTTTACAAGGAAATTTAGCAGAACTTAAAAGCAAGGGCCTATATAACGTTATTGATCCTTTGGAGAGTGCCAACGGGGCTGTTATTACCATTAAAGGCAAAAAACTGGTTAACCTTTCTTCCAACAACTATCTGGGTTTGGCAACAGATGAACGCTTGAAGGAAGCAGCATACCAAGCGATTGCAAAGTATGGTGTTGGAGCAGGTGCCGTTCGTACAATTAACGGGACATTGGATATCCATATTACTTTAGAAAACACATTAGCAGAATTTAAACATACCGAGGCGGCTATTGCTTACCAGTCTGGGTTTAACTGTAATATGGCTGCCATTTCAGCCGTGATGGATAAAAATGATGCAATTCTATCAGATGAATTAAACCATGCATCCATTATCGATGGATGCCGTCTATCTAAAGCCAAAACGATCCGTTATAACCATTCTGACATGGATGATCTTCGTCAAAAAGCAAAAGAGGCGAAGGAATCTGGTCTGTACAATAAAATCATGGTGATTACAGATGGTGTTTTCTCTATGGATGGAGATATTGCCAAGCTACCAGAAATTGTAGAAATTGCTGAGGAATTCGATTTAATCACGTATGTGGATGATGCTCATGGATCTGGCGTTCTTGGTAAAGGGGCGGGAACCGTTAAGCATTTTGGCTTATCTGACAAGGTAGACTTCCAGATCGGAACGCTGTCAAAAGCGATTGGGGTAGTAGGTGGTTATGTAGCTGGTAAACAAGAGCTAATTGATTGGCTTAAAGTACGTAGTAGACCTTTCCTATTCTCCACTGCACTTACACCAGGAGATGTCGCAGCGATTACCAAAGCAATTAACATTTTGACAGAAAGCACCGAATTACATGATCGCCTCTGGGAGAATGGTAATTACCTGAAAAAGGGTTTGAAAGAGCTCGGTTTTAATATCGGAGAGAGCGAGACTCCAATCACACCTTGCATTATTGGGGATGAAATAAAAACACAGGAATTTAGTAAGCGATTGTATGAAGAAGGCGTTTATGCAAAAGCTATTGTATTCCCAACGGTTGCTAAAGGAACGGGACGTGTCCGCAATATGCCAACTGCGGCGCATACGAAAGAAATGTTAGATCAAGCGTTGGCCACTTACAAAAAAGTAGGTAAGGAAATGGGAATCATTTAA
- the dnaI gene encoding primosomal protein DnaI — protein sequence MEPLRQFMEELAKRTPRHILSPDEQLDKMMRSSLYLKSFQQKHPELTREDLFRSLSAVYESVKEHYYCENCPGLSECPNLVKGHTNKLQVQNKHIVSALSPCEKQLAYDETLRTRKMMRSYYVSEETLQASFHHMDMNDSNKEAIRQAMRFCREMKGDKKQAARGLYVHGGFGVGKSYLMAAIARELSESNISSLMVYVPDFIRELKESLSDQSYVGKLELLKEIPVLILDDLGAENVTPWIRDEVIGVILNQRINNHLPTLFASNYSLEELEEHFAISNGSRIEVTKARRILERIRHYVEVVEIEGMNRRKR from the coding sequence ATGGAACCTTTGCGTCAGTTTATGGAGGAGTTGGCGAAACGAACTCCACGTCATATTTTAAGTCCAGATGAACAATTGGATAAAATGATGCGTTCGTCTCTCTATCTAAAATCCTTTCAGCAGAAGCATCCTGAATTAACTAGGGAAGATTTGTTTCGCTCTCTTTCAGCAGTGTATGAATCGGTGAAGGAGCACTATTATTGTGAGAATTGTCCTGGGCTGTCTGAATGTCCTAATTTGGTAAAGGGGCATACGAATAAGCTGCAGGTGCAAAACAAACACATTGTGTCCGCTCTAAGTCCCTGTGAAAAGCAATTAGCTTACGATGAGACACTTCGTACACGTAAAATGATGCGAAGCTACTATGTGTCTGAAGAAACACTTCAAGCTAGTTTTCATCATATGGATATGAATGATTCCAATAAAGAAGCGATTCGTCAGGCGATGCGTTTCTGTCGAGAAATGAAAGGCGATAAGAAGCAAGCAGCACGAGGCCTGTATGTTCACGGGGGCTTTGGGGTTGGCAAGAGCTATCTGATGGCTGCTATCGCACGTGAACTATCGGAGAGTAACATTTCTTCCTTAATGGTCTATGTCCCAGACTTCATTAGAGAGTTGAAAGAATCCCTCTCCGATCAATCCTATGTTGGTAAACTGGAACTACTAAAAGAGATTCCTGTTTTGATCCTAGATGATCTAGGAGCGGAGAATGTAACTCCGTGGATTCGTGATGAAGTGATTGGGGTCATTTTAAATCAGCGAATTAACAATCATCTACCAACTTTATTTGCTTCTAACTATTCTCTCGAAGAATTGGAAGAGCATTTTGCCATCAGTAATGGTTCACGTATCGAAGTAACGAAGGCGCGCCGAATTCTGGAACGGATTCGTCATTATGTAGAGGTTGTAGAGATTGAAGGAATGAACCGTCGAAAAAGATAG